One window from the genome of Bradyrhizobium xenonodulans encodes:
- a CDS encoding TRAP transporter large permease subunit, which yields MTIAVFTFSLLGAMALGMPIAFALLICGVALMSTIDMFDAQIVAQNVINGADSFPLMAIPFFMLAGEVMNKGGLAKRIVNVALVAVGHVRGGLGYVTILASCILASLSGSAAADAAALAALLVPMMVAAGHKKSYAAGLVAAGGIIAPVIPPSIGFVIFGVAAGVSISKLFLAGIVPGLLLGAGLCLAWAWVVRQENLTPPPRASISEIVRAVVDGFWALMMPVIIVVGLRFGIFTPTEAAVVVAVYSLFVATCIYRELELSQLYEVFVSSAVTTSIVMFLVAAALVSSWLITVSEISAQVVQLLKPFMGNNTLLMLAIMFVVVIVGTALDMTPTILILTPILMPIVKAAGIDPVYFGVLFIINNSIGLITPPVGIVLNVVCGVSRISMEDIIKGVWPFMIAQLIVLFAMVLFPGLVTIPAKWFGG from the coding sequence ATGACGATCGCCGTTTTCACCTTCTCGCTGCTCGGCGCCATGGCGCTGGGGATGCCGATCGCCTTTGCGCTCCTTATCTGCGGCGTCGCCCTGATGAGCACGATCGACATGTTCGATGCCCAGATCGTGGCGCAAAACGTCATCAACGGCGCGGACAGCTTTCCGCTGATGGCCATTCCCTTCTTCATGCTCGCAGGCGAAGTCATGAACAAGGGCGGTCTGGCGAAGCGTATCGTCAATGTCGCGCTCGTTGCCGTCGGACATGTCCGCGGTGGGCTTGGCTACGTTACGATCCTCGCGTCCTGCATTCTGGCATCGCTTTCCGGCTCGGCCGCAGCCGATGCGGCAGCGCTTGCGGCCCTGCTGGTGCCGATGATGGTGGCGGCCGGCCACAAGAAGTCCTACGCGGCCGGCCTGGTGGCGGCCGGCGGCATCATCGCCCCCGTAATTCCGCCCAGCATCGGGTTCGTGATCTTCGGCGTCGCCGCGGGCGTCTCGATCTCGAAGCTGTTTCTGGCGGGCATCGTGCCCGGGCTTTTGCTCGGGGCAGGGCTCTGCCTGGCCTGGGCGTGGGTGGTGCGCCAGGAGAACCTGACGCCGCCGCCGCGGGCATCCATCTCCGAGATCGTGAGGGCCGTCGTCGACGGGTTCTGGGCGCTGATGATGCCGGTCATCATCGTGGTCGGCCTGCGTTTCGGCATCTTCACGCCGACGGAAGCCGCGGTGGTGGTCGCCGTCTATTCGCTGTTCGTGGCGACATGCATCTATCGCGAGCTCGAGCTGTCGCAGCTCTACGAGGTATTCGTCTCCTCCGCGGTGACGACAAGCATCGTGATGTTCCTGGTGGCGGCAGCGCTGGTCTCATCCTGGCTGATTACGGTTTCGGAGATTTCGGCGCAGGTCGTCCAGCTGCTGAAACCCTTCATGGGCAACAACACGCTGCTGATGCTCGCGATCATGTTCGTGGTGGTGATTGTCGGAACTGCACTCGACATGACGCCGACGATCCTCATCCTCACGCCGATATTGATGCCGATCGTCAAGGCGGCCGGAATCGATCCCGTCTATTTCGGCGTTCTCTTCATCATCAACAATTCCATCGGCCTGATCACGCCACCCGTCGGGATCGTGCTCAATGTCGTCTGTGGCGTCTCCAGGATCAGCATGGAGGACATCATCAAGGGCGTCTGGCCTTTCATGATCGCACAACTGATCGTCCTGTTCGCGATGGTATTGTTCCCGGGACTGGTGACGATCCCGGCCAAATGGTTTGGCGGCTAG
- a CDS encoding type II 3-dehydroquinate dehydratase has product MAANIMILNGPNLNFLGIREPHIYGRTTLKEIEASCQALADQLGISISFHQSNMEGELVNLIQSAHGSADAIIMNPAAYSFTSIALIDALKIFEGVKIEVHISNIHARDELHRHSITSSACTAVICGLGPYGYLAAILAAVQRLGQMPETIPPALHGLAAAGKT; this is encoded by the coding sequence ATGGCCGCGAACATCATGATCCTCAACGGACCCAATCTCAATTTTCTCGGGATCAGGGAGCCGCACATCTACGGCCGGACGACGCTGAAGGAGATCGAGGCGAGCTGCCAGGCCTTGGCCGATCAGCTTGGCATCTCGATCTCGTTCCATCAGTCCAACATGGAGGGTGAGCTCGTCAACCTGATCCAGTCCGCCCATGGCAGCGCGGATGCGATCATCATGAATCCGGCGGCCTATTCCTTCACCTCCATCGCGCTGATCGATGCGCTGAAGATCTTCGAGGGCGTCAAGATCGAGGTGCACATCTCGAACATCCACGCGCGCGACGAGCTGCACCGCCACTCGATCACGTCGAGTGCCTGCACGGCCGTCATTTGCGGCCTGGGTCCGTATGGCTATCTCGCCGCGATCCTGGCGGCCGTTCAGCGGCTCGGACAAATGCCTGAAACGATCCCGCCGGCTCTTCACGGGCTTGCGGCCGCCGGCAAAACGTAA
- a CDS encoding ATP-binding protein, producing the protein MNMQTRDPKGERHRLTVLFSDLVGSTALGRDIESEHLSELLSQLREIWHRAVTKHGGRIIRTQGDGALAVFGYPRSGEDDGRRAAEAALDIHQWVGQLRHDGVSPALMPLRMHSGIHAGTLLLTEGDIESGRYDLIGDVVNTAAHLSRHAAPGQILASVDALGPHANFFELGGCLEGAAPGMPQARVVLRRSSVTRRFEATSRRGLTPFIGRNEIFDFLTAFLDQAHPATQRCVVVVGGPGLGKTRLLEEVLRHCGTEQFTLLRGNCESYVGAEVLQPFLQMLRAYLGIRPDASIVEADEIARSGLEPWAAQLGPRAESILGLASTGADARGGRMTVDGVVGDLLGFFTALSAQGALVLAIDDWQWSDDASRQLLEALLQLTNGPRVILASRPRDDGTEWISSAPHLQLEPFQGPETDLAVRRWVPQADPFLVARIHAYAGGVPLFIEELCHSVAANDPVSFEARSKQGWIGTLVASRLARLPPDEVSVVRAAAVIGNTMPHGLLVSACGSEPDPATMRALADADFLYADPAGGILRFKHGITRDAVYDTIGLHERQALHKRIEATLLARSEQADREDALEALAYHSRGAGHWESAAHYAERAGDKAMAAFALDRARVQYQVAMQSLDRVPDRSREQSLRWCLLANKLGMVTIFDPLSLTDDITVFEQAVTIASSLGDPSAMVSSYEWLGWMCYAFGRFRAGVTHTRTALELARKLGDHRLIAHMEATLGQILAASCQYDEAIALIDAAISTKQKRSRRHGAISFGAAYALSCKGGVLADRGDFDGAHECFSEAMALVEGSTHPVVNSVRNWISVALVWQGRWQEAERLAVEGTRVAENTRSLLLLADCRAASGFARWSATGDADGLQQLRNAAQWMERRNFHFYTSVQYSWLVEAATAEGDVDTARRYAAHILSRAREGERLGEAVACRSLAKLAALRQDFGRSQRWLRRAEASASWRGSLREAALNLAARSEVLAPQGQGEAARQTATEAAEKLHALGMRWHAERAIRSVTGAPVISAHDQHKLLGGGQHYAI; encoded by the coding sequence ATGAATATGCAGACCCGCGACCCGAAAGGCGAACGTCATCGATTGACGGTGCTTTTCTCTGACCTCGTCGGGTCCACCGCCCTGGGCAGAGATATCGAGTCCGAGCACCTTTCCGAACTCCTGAGCCAACTGCGCGAGATCTGGCATCGCGCGGTGACCAAGCACGGCGGCCGCATCATCAGAACGCAGGGAGACGGTGCCCTCGCTGTGTTCGGCTATCCCCGGTCGGGCGAGGATGACGGTCGTCGCGCCGCAGAAGCGGCACTCGATATTCACCAGTGGGTCGGGCAGTTGCGGCACGACGGCGTGTCGCCGGCCCTGATGCCGCTGCGAATGCATTCCGGTATCCACGCCGGCACCCTGCTCCTGACCGAAGGAGATATCGAATCCGGCCGGTACGACCTGATCGGCGACGTCGTGAACACGGCGGCGCATCTGTCACGCCACGCTGCGCCGGGCCAGATCCTGGCTAGCGTCGATGCCCTTGGTCCGCACGCAAATTTCTTCGAGCTCGGCGGCTGTCTTGAGGGTGCGGCGCCTGGAATGCCGCAGGCGCGGGTGGTGCTGAGACGAAGCTCCGTCACCCGGCGGTTCGAGGCAACGTCGCGTCGCGGTTTGACGCCCTTTATTGGTCGCAACGAGATATTCGACTTTCTGACAGCCTTCCTCGACCAGGCACATCCGGCCACGCAACGTTGCGTGGTCGTGGTCGGCGGTCCCGGGCTCGGGAAGACGCGCCTCCTGGAAGAAGTGTTGCGACACTGCGGTACCGAACAGTTCACGCTGCTGCGGGGCAATTGCGAAAGTTATGTCGGTGCCGAGGTCCTGCAGCCTTTCCTGCAAATGCTGCGCGCCTACCTGGGAATCCGACCGGACGCATCCATCGTCGAGGCCGACGAGATCGCCCGTTCCGGCCTCGAGCCATGGGCCGCCCAGCTCGGTCCGCGTGCTGAATCGATCCTCGGGCTGGCATCAACCGGCGCCGATGCGCGCGGCGGCCGGATGACGGTCGATGGCGTGGTCGGTGACCTGCTCGGGTTCTTTACGGCCCTGTCCGCGCAGGGTGCTTTGGTGCTGGCGATCGATGATTGGCAATGGTCCGACGACGCGAGCCGGCAGTTGCTGGAGGCACTCCTGCAATTGACCAACGGACCGCGCGTGATCCTTGCCAGCCGGCCTCGCGACGACGGCACGGAGTGGATTTCGAGCGCGCCGCACCTGCAGCTGGAGCCGTTTCAGGGCCCGGAAACTGACCTTGCCGTACGCCGCTGGGTGCCACAGGCCGATCCCTTCCTGGTGGCCCGCATTCATGCCTATGCCGGCGGAGTGCCGCTGTTCATCGAAGAGCTGTGCCACTCCGTCGCGGCCAACGATCCTGTTTCGTTCGAAGCGCGCAGCAAACAAGGATGGATCGGAACGCTGGTCGCCTCGCGGCTGGCGCGCTTGCCGCCCGATGAGGTGAGCGTCGTACGCGCCGCCGCGGTGATTGGAAACACGATGCCGCATGGATTGCTGGTGTCGGCCTGCGGCAGCGAACCTGACCCGGCGACCATGCGGGCACTGGCCGACGCGGATTTTCTCTATGCCGATCCAGCGGGGGGAATCCTTCGCTTCAAGCACGGCATCACGCGGGACGCGGTGTACGACACGATCGGCCTGCACGAGCGTCAGGCATTGCACAAGCGCATCGAAGCCACGTTATTGGCACGGTCCGAGCAGGCCGATCGCGAAGACGCGCTGGAAGCGCTGGCCTACCACTCGCGCGGCGCAGGTCATTGGGAAAGCGCGGCGCATTATGCCGAACGCGCCGGCGACAAGGCCATGGCTGCGTTCGCGCTGGATCGTGCCCGTGTCCAGTATCAGGTTGCCATGCAATCGCTGGATCGCGTGCCGGATCGCTCGCGCGAGCAGTCCCTGCGCTGGTGCTTGCTAGCCAACAAGTTGGGCATGGTCACCATATTCGACCCGCTATCGCTGACCGATGACATCACTGTGTTCGAGCAGGCGGTTACGATCGCCTCCTCGCTCGGCGACCCCAGCGCAATGGTTAGTTCATATGAATGGCTTGGCTGGATGTGCTATGCATTCGGCCGCTTTCGCGCTGGTGTGACACACACAAGGACAGCGCTGGAGCTCGCGCGCAAGCTCGGTGATCACCGCCTGATCGCCCACATGGAAGCGACGCTGGGCCAGATTCTCGCCGCGAGCTGCCAGTACGACGAAGCCATCGCCTTGATCGACGCCGCCATCTCGACCAAGCAGAAACGCAGCCGGCGGCATGGCGCCATATCCTTCGGCGCGGCCTATGCGCTGTCGTGCAAGGGCGGCGTACTGGCCGATCGCGGCGATTTCGACGGCGCTCACGAATGTTTCAGTGAAGCGATGGCCCTGGTCGAAGGCTCGACCCATCCGGTCGTCAATTCGGTGCGCAACTGGATCTCGGTCGCGCTGGTCTGGCAAGGCCGCTGGCAGGAGGCGGAGCGGCTCGCCGTTGAGGGCACACGCGTCGCCGAAAACACGCGTAGCCTGCTGCTGCTGGCGGATTGCCGCGCCGCGTCCGGATTTGCCCGCTGGTCGGCGACCGGCGATGCCGATGGTTTGCAGCAGTTGCGGAACGCCGCGCAATGGATGGAGCGGCGCAACTTTCACTTCTACACTTCCGTTCAATACAGCTGGCTGGTCGAGGCGGCGACAGCCGAAGGCGATGTCGATACTGCACGGCGGTACGCCGCCCATATCCTGAGCCGCGCGCGTGAAGGCGAGCGGCTGGGCGAGGCGGTGGCGTGCCGCTCGCTTGCGAAGCTCGCAGCCCTGCGCCAGGATTTTGGACGAAGCCAACGCTGGTTGCGGCGCGCCGAAGCCTCCGCCAGCTGGCGGGGTTCGCTGCGCGAAGCGGCCCTGAATCTGGCCGCGCGCAGTGAGGTTCTTGCGCCGCAGGGGCAGGGAGAGGCGGCCCGCCAGACCGCAACGGAAGCAGCCGAAAAACTGCACGCGCTTGGCATGCGCTGGCACGCGGAACGGGCGATCCGGTCCGTCACCGGAGCGCCCGTCATTAGCGCCCATGATCAGCATAAGCTGCTGGGTGGCGGCCAGCATTATGCGATCTAG